The following is a genomic window from Rhododendron vialii isolate Sample 1 chromosome 9a, ASM3025357v1.
TGTCACACAAGAACCACTCTACATATTTTCACAGTTTGCTTGGGGCTGTTAAATTCACATGTTAGAAAGCGTTTTCATGATAAGAAGCAACTCTACGCGACTTTCTTCCATTTATACATCTACAATTCTACAATGTCTGCATACATATGACATATGATCTGAATATATATGTGGGGAATGCatacaaaaggaaaacaaaaacaatgtgGGTTACTAACGGGGATGGGAATCTAGTAATCTACTAAATAATGATATTACAAAAGATCACTGGATTAAAATGAATAGCTATCATATAAAATAGAAGTACGGAACAACTGTATTCAGTAGTAACAGTAATATTGTAACATAAAGGCAAAAAAGATGCAAATGAACAACAGCACACAGTTGCAGGCTACCATAAAAGTTATACCAAATACAGAACTTTGTCCCAGCAATCTAGATAGATAGCTGGATACATACAAGGAACATGGATAGACTTCAAGTAATCTGCATTAAGATTAAACAGGATTGCTACAGtataaataacataaaaagcATACCTTTCCTCACTGTATACTTGGTTTGAACTTGATTGATCACAGATAAACTGAATTGAGCATATCTACACCAGCCATACGGCAAAGTTGCCGAATCGGCAACATCCAGATACATTGACAAATGTTCCACGTTGTTTCCCTTCGGAAATATAAGCACCCGCCTTTACCACAGAATCcaacaacataaaaaaaatagaacatgtAAGATTGATCCAGAAAAATGTAACACCAACTCTAAGAAGAAGTCAGAGATCAACATATACCATTTGTATCCTCCCACATAGAAAATCTCAGAGTATAGCTTCTTAGTATTCAACCTcgtaaaattttcaattgtcCACGTGAACCGCGCTGATGGAGTATCATCAACCGACTGGGCATCAACTGGATTGGCAGTTTCGGATGGTGCAACTGACAATTAACGGAAAGTTAGtaaaacccaaaaccctttTGGCTCTGTTCAGTTTTCAAGACTAACGTTCCGGATTCCATAAAAAGTAATGGGGAAAAGAACCATATTCTCTTGTGTGCACTCAACAGAACGAAGAATTTAGCACAAAAATTAATACAAGGAGTCTAACTGCATATAAAACCAGTCGGGAAggaaagaaacgaaaaaaaaaaaaaaagattcctACAAACTCTTATGTGTTCCTGCAAGATACctttttaaaagtgaaaaacagTCGCTTTCCTTCCCTGTTCCTTACTAGCGAACGGGGACAAAAAAGCTTAATCCAATTGACCCCCAATTGATACAAACAAACAAGTACACTAATTTCAGCTGAAACtgaatcataaaaaataaactttggCTAATTCtgcacataaattttttttaaaagaaaatatcgAGGAAATACCTTCCATGGGTTGAGGACCTTCCACGGGGGCGAAATCCGAATGCGGCACGAGCATCTCGTCGTCATCTTGCTGCtgcgaaaaagaaaaaaaaacgaagcgAGAATGAGCGATTGGATCTAGTAAATTCAGCACAGTTGATGAAACCGAAGCCCTAAAAAATCCGAGCATTGGTACGACGAGATATCGAAATCGAAACTAATTCCGGAAATGAACGGAGGTTGTGGGAGAGATAGTTTTGAGCCGCAAGAGAGTGTAGCACCAGTAGATACAACAAACATATCCATAGATAGTCATACATGGAGGCAAGttcatatatgtatgtatgtatatgtgtagagagagagcgagagagagatattACATCCAAAGGTGAAGGAGTCATGAGAGTCATGGGCGGAGGTGAGTGGCTGAGCGATCAGAGAACGGGAGAGAGTTGTAGGGGGaaattgttgagagagagagagagagagagagagactcggCTATGGGGTCTGGGGAAGAAGAGAAGgggaggacaaaaaaaaatttgggtttatAAAGGAGAGGAGAGCTTATTGGGGATTTGATGAGGTGTTGTTTGGATTTAAAAGGGAAATAAAGTAGTAATGGATTATTGAAATATAAAGGAAGGGGTAATTAATggtttttccttgtttttatatagaaaataaaattaattagtAATGTGTTTTAAAATTGAAGAATCGGGACAGAAAAGGAAATAAGTGACGGAAAAATTTAGGGAAATTAATGTTCTTCCTTGTTTATCCATGTGAAGAAGATTAAAtggaaatttgaataaaatagGCTTTCGAATTAGACTTTGAAAAATAGAACAGCGATGGTAAAAATGTACTGTTATTGCAagtaaatcaaaattattaaacaaATGTGAAAGGCTAGCAATTTTGTTGGGCTAATATAAAATGTCATATGTTCTTGTATTCTAGATATTTTTCTTAATCACACACAATTATGGTTTTGACTGCACATTCGTCAAAATATGAGATTTGACGGGCTCTATCTCAGCCTAGCCCTCCGTTAGACATTCTTTGCTTCCACTCTCGGTCCCACTCTTCGATACTGACTCATTTGTGGCCCATTACACTATTCCCACCCTTCTTCCTACTTAGTAGTTTTTCGGTCCTATCCGtacattttttcaagaattataagtatgaaaagaaaaaaggaaacaaggaTATATACAGAAAAATACGAGACAAAACATAACATAATCTAACTAAATTATAGGAGATTGATATtcgcactccaaaaattaatgcaaacacttcaaaatcagtgtaattccaaagccaattttctttattttttggagtgcctccatcaatttttgaagtgccaatatcattttccaaattaTAATGCATGCCTTGTGTATTGACTATTGAGAGTTGAGTAGCTTGCGAAAAAACATATTTATTTGCTAGAAATGCTTTAGTTCGTTGATCAATGTCATCTCACTTAAAAGTTAAAGTCCTTGGAAATCTCAAGAAgattgctgataaaaaaaaaatcttaagaaGATTCTGACTTATTAATTGTCCTTATAACATTAATTACCCTTCTTTACCTAATTCAATTAACTACAAATCATTTATAAACAAAGCGTCATCGCTAACTCAAATGTATGTAAAAATTAGACTACGTTTGTATTTCAAGAACATCTAAACCGTTAAAAAGTGTGTATTTACAAAGTAGATGAAGCCCACTAAAGAATAGATTTCTTTATGCAAATTCTAATGCCATGCCCAaatttagttcttttttttttttcttaaattaataTTTGGAAACAAACATCTACTACTTCTAATTATGCAGTTTTCAAAATGACCAATCAACTTCAACATTATCTTTAGCTCATAGTTGATAAAACGATACAGCCCGAAGGAAAATTGCTAATAAGGGGAGATTTAAATTACGATCGACAACGAGAAGGGGTGGTGACGGATatttgagttgagttttgttacCCTCctttttattgattgaaatggtgTGAATCTCACCATTAAGTGATGTAATGCTTACagaaaagtgtattgcatgggtGTGAATCTAcattatttcaaccaataagagagagGATAATGTTCAACCTCGTAAGTGAAGGGTGGACGAAACTCAACTCCAATGTGGTCATGGCATTTACAACGGAGATGGGCTCATTTTCTAAGCCTTAGTCTGGCCCAAGAAAAATTATACAGAGAGTAATAATGGGCCCGTAGAATTAGTAGTCAATCCAGGATACAACACCTGCATTAAACAAGGCCCAATCCAGGATACAATACCTAGATTAAATAAGGGCTTTGTAACAACTTACTACTAATAGTTTGTGATGGGCTCAAAATGGGCGAGGCTTGGGCAGACCTGCAtcaaaaattaagaacaaacgCAAGAAGAAACTTTTGCAGTTAGAAAGCCCATTGTTTTTCTTATGTTTGAAGCTGATGCTCATTCAATAATTTTCACCTTATTGTatgctctcttcttcttttttataaacTCCAAGTGATTATTCAATGCCCCTAGGCATTGCCGAGTGGTGTCGTAGTCGTCTCTTCACAAAACATTTTCGTGGCGGGGACTAGTGTGATTGAGAGAAAAGTTGGAGTATCACATCGCAATGGAGCATTGAATGAGGACAAGGATTAAGCTCCTGTCCAGTGTAGCTTTCCTCCAGTCCCGTCCAATTTTGTGTTTTGGGCAGTCTTTTTGGGCTCACAATAATGATCAAAACTGTTCACTTTTAAAAGCTCATCAAGAACATCTACCACGTCCAATATCATGTTGATcagatattgtttgataaaaagttTAAATGCATTAAGTTTCAGATGAATGTGGTGGTTTGAAGCAGGCATGGGAGCCATGGGGTCAGTCGTCGGAGCTTTggtttgtgtggttttgttcggTGATGCCATCAGTTTCTCTCCGGGGGGGTTACCGGTTGTTGGCCTAACGGCAAGGCGGTGATCTGATGGTGGTGGCAGTTGGTTGTGGTGTTGGTGGTTTGGCTTGGATGGTGGTGGCCGAGTTGGGGTTGGGTGGCAGTTTGTTTACCGTGTTTGGTGGTTTTAGGTTGGGCATCTCAAGAGATGTTTTTGAGCTTCGGCATGTTAGGTGTAAGTTTTGTCCCTTAATTGGTATCTTTTCAATTAAGGGTTTGGGTTTCGGATTGGGCATagaatttttagttttgttagGAATTTGATGCTGTTCTCCTTGTTTTTATTAGtctttgtaataattttaaagattaatattttttttttgccgtttaaaaatattttttcggaTAAATATTTAAAAGGAGTTGCAATATTGTATTgcacacccttttttttttttatatacaagATTAATGCACTTTGACATGATATATGTTTTGGGcgatttttatttaaaaagtgaAAGGTTCACGTAAAGCCAAAGCTGGACGAGACTGGAAAAAGACTACACTGGAAGGTGGCTCAGTCCATTCTCTTAGGCCTTctcttaggccccgttttgCTAAGACTAAGGAAAAttaacacttattttttaaattaaaaataatatattattgAATAAAAGAATGATCTATatcataaaacataaaataagtacttgccGGGCTCTGTAGCAAGAGCTTGTAACCTAAGCAGGGACATTAAGGTGGTTGAATAAGTCATCTTCCGAAGTTGATTGGTAGTGATATTTGACATTCACAATCGTAACACAGctagaaaataagtacttaaaaaatacatagaaattTTAGggcaaaagaaagagagagtaagAGAGTTAATACTCCTATACAACTGTTAATTTTAGggcaaaagagagaaaaagtaagAGAAAGTTAATACTCCTATACAACTGTTCCCAACTACGGTTCATTACTCCTCACGTACATCCGAAACTAGAAGAGCAAGACTACTGGAAAGTAGAAAGTGAGAgtagagagaaaggaaaagagagagacaggccaggaagagagagaaaatcagaaAAACCACTGGCTATTGTCCTCCCTTCGAAGCCAATAAAAGATCTTCGTGTCCTCTTTTCTCCTTTCCCTTCTCTTCAATAAAAacaccaaccaaaccaaaacctcCACCAGAAACTCCAATGCCCTCTCCAATGGCGCCcaacctcctcctctctctcctcctcctcatctccaCCCTACTCAGCCCCACATTGGCCCAACGACAACAAACCCAGATCAACTCCAACTCAGTCCTCGTTGCCCTCCTCGACTCCCACTACACCGAGCTCGCCGAGCTCGTCGAGAAGGCCCTCCTCCTGCAGACTCTGGAACAGTCCGTCGCCAGCCACAACATCACCATCTTCGCCCCGAAGAACGAGGCCCTCGAGCGCGACCTCGACCCCGAGTTCAAGCGCTTCCTGCTCGAGCCCAGAAACCTCAGGTCCCTCCAGACCCTCCTGCTCCACCACATACTCCCGAGGAAAATCCACTGGCCGGACTCGGACTCACCTGCTGAGCCAACTCGGCATTACACCCTCTCCGACGACTCGGTGGTGGCAGGCGGGGTTAATCCGGAGCTCAAAGTCGTCCGCCCGAACGACGTCGTCCGTGCGGACGGAGTCATTCACGGGATCGAGCGGCTGTTAGTACCCAAATCCGTGCAGCAGGAGTTCAACAAGCGGCGGAGCTTGGAGTCAATCTCCGCCGTCAAACCGGAGTCGGCTCCGGTTGTGGACCCCAGAACCCACCGGTTGAAGAAACCCTCCCCGCCGGTTCCAGCCGGTTCGCCTCCGGTTCTCCCAATTTTCGACGCGATGGCGCCCGGGCCGTCGCTAGCTCCGGCTCCGGCTCCTGGACCCGGTGGGCCCGACCACCACTTCGACGGCGAGGCCCAGGTGATCATGGGCGGCTTTACTAGTGATTTATTGAACACCTGCTTCGAAAATTCA
Proteins encoded in this region:
- the LOC131301221 gene encoding fasciclin-like arabinogalactan protein 15 isoform X1; this translates as MPSPMAPNLLLSLLLLISTLLSPTLAQRQQTQINSNSVLVALLDSHYTELAELVEKALLLQTLEQSVASHNITIFAPKNEALERDLDPEFKRFLLEPRNLRSLQTLLLHHILPRKIHWPDSDSPAEPTRHYTLSDDSVVAGGVNPELKVVRPNDVVRADGVIHGIERLLVPKSVQQEFNKRRSLESISAVKPESAPVVDPRTHRLKKPSPPVPAGSPPVLPIFDAMAPGPSLAPAPAPGPGGPDHHFDGEAQVKDFIQTLLLYGGYNEMADIMVNLTNLASEMGRLVSEGYVLTVLAPNDEAMAKLTADRLAEPGAPEQIMYYHMIPEYQTEESMYNAVRRFGSVRYETLRLGQKVVATEADGSVKFGEGEASAYLFDPDIFTDGRISVQGIDGVLFPAEEAASPVVAEKKAEARSVTRAKLAAKPRRGKLLQVACRMLGAIGQDSRVTTCH
- the LOC131301221 gene encoding fasciclin-like arabinogalactan protein 15 isoform X2 translates to MPSPMAPNLLLSLLLLISTLLSPTLAQRQQTQINSNSVLVALLDSHYTELAELVEKALLLQTLEQSVASHNITIFAPKNEALERDLDPEFKRFLLEPRNLRSLQTLLLHHILPRKIHWPDSDSPAEPTRHYTLSDDSVVAGGVNPELKVVRPNDVVRADGVIHGIERLLVPKSVQQEFNKRRSLESISAVKPESAPVVDPRTHRLKKPSPPVPAGSPPVLPIFDAMAPGPSLAPAPAPGPGGPDHHFDGEAQVKDFIQTLLLYGGYNEMADIMVNLTNLASEMGRLVSEGYVLTVLAPNDEAMAKLTADRLAEPGAPEQIMYYHMIPEYQTEESMYNAVRRFGSVRYETLRLGQKVVATEADGSVKFGEGEASAYLFDPDIFTDGRISVQGIDGVLFPAEEAASPVVAEKKAEARSVTRAKLAAKPRRGKLLQVACRMLGAIGQDSRFTICH